In Pseudomonas sp. PDNC002, the DNA window ACACCAGCACCGCCAGGAACACCGTCTCCCCCACCATCAGCAGGATCGGCTTTACGCCCACCGTCGCCAGCGCCTTGAGCTGAGTCTTCATGCCCAGCGCCGCGATGGAAATCACCAGGCACCACTGCGACAGCTTCCCTCCCGCCTCCACAACCACCGCCGGCAGGTAGCCGGTGCTGTTCACCGCCGCCAGCAGCACGAAGCCCACGGCAAACCAGGGCAACAGCGGCGGGCGCTTGTCGCCCGGTTCCACGCCGCGGGCGCGGGTGATCATCGCCGCGCAGAGAATCACCGGCAGCAGCATCGCCACACGCATCAGCTTGACCACCGTGGCACTGTCGCCGACTTCCTTCGAGATGCTGTAGCCGGCACCGACCACCTGGGCCACGTCGTGGATGGTGCCGCCCAGGAAGATCCCCGCCTGCAGCGGCGGCAGCCCCAGGGAGCGGACGATCATCGGGTAGAGGATCATTGCCAGGGTCGACAACGCCGACACGCCAAGCACGGTGAACAGCGTGGCCTTTTCCTTCTGCGTGTGCGCCGGCAGCGCCGCGGCCAGCGCCAGGGCCGCCGAGGCGCCGCAGATGGCGGTGGCGCCACCGGTGAGCAGGCCGAAGAGGAAGTTGAAGCCCATGGCGCGCGCCGCCGCGATGGACACCAGGATGGTCACCGTCACCAGCACCACCACCATGACCACCGGCTGCCAGCCCAGCTCGGCGATCTGCCCGAAGGTGATGCGGATACCGAGCAGCGCCACGCCCAGGCGCAGGATTTCACGGGCGGTGAATTCGATGCCGGCCTTGCACACGCTGTCGGCGGCGAGGAAGTTCATCGCCAGGCCGAGCAGCAACGCAAAGAGCATCACCGGCGCGCCGTAGTGCTCGGACAGGAAGGTCGCGGCCGCCGCCACCATGGCGCTGACCAGCAGGCCTGGCAGCAGCGTACGGCTGCGCGTGCCGAGCGCGGAAATCGTCAGCGCGGTCATGCAGGCATCTCCTGATCGGCGATCACCACATGGCACTCGCCGGCGATCCAGGAAATCCCGTGCCGGCGCAGGCCGAAACCCTTGATGCCCGCCGGGCAGCCGGTGGCCACGTCGAAGCGCAGGCCGTGGGCCGGGCACTGCAGCCAGCGGCCATCCAGGCGGCCGCTGAACAGCGAGGCACCGGCGTGGGGGCAGCTGTCTTCGATGGCGTGCAGTTCACCGTCGACATCGAACAGCAGGAAGATACCTTTCTCGTGATGGAACAGGCTTCTGCCACCGCGCGCCGGCAGGCGTTCGGCGGGAATTCGAATCACACCGCTCATGCCGGAATCGCCTCCGGAAGCTGACGTTCCAACGCTCGGTGGAGGGCCGCCAGCAGTTGCTCCGGGCTCTGCCCGCCCAGCGCAAAGGCACGGCCTTCGAGGAGGAACATCGGCACGCTGGAATCGGCCAGGGCCACGCGGCGGCCAATGAACTGGCGCGCGCCGTCGGCCAGGGCGTCGGCGAAATCGGCCTCATTGAAATCGCAGGCGCGCAGCAAGCGGCGCAGGGTGTCGCGATCGCCGATGTCCTGGCCCAGCTGGAAGTGCGCGCGGAAGATCATCTCCAGCAGCTGCTCCTTCTGGCTATCGCTGCCCACGTGCACCGCGCGCTGGAACACCCGGTGCGCATAGGTGGTATTGGGCATGGTGAGGATGCGCTCGAGCTCGATATCCACCTTGGCGCCCTCGGCGGCCCTGCGCACTTCGCCCATGCGCGCCTTCACGGCGCGCTTGCCACCCAGGCGGCGCTGGTAGAACTCGGCGAATGGCTCGCCTTCCATCGGCAGCTGCGGCAGCAACTGCAGGCCGAGCCAATTCACCCGCACCTGCAGCTCGGGGCGCTGGCGCGCCAGCAGGCGCAGCGCGACGTCGAGGTTGCGCTTGCCGATCAGGCACCAGGGGCAGATGAAGTCGAAGGTCATGTCCAGGTTGAGATTCGGCATCACGCGCCCTCCTCTTCGCCGCGCAGGCGGCGCATATCGCTGTGGTAGTGGCGCCGGGCGTAGAGGAACACCAGCGCGGCGAGGATGCTCAGCAATGGCACGAGCTGGAAGGCGCGATCCAGACCGATGTGATCGGCCAGCACGCCGGTGAGCAGCGGGCCGGGGGCGAGGCCCAGCAGGTTGTTGGCCAGGGTTAGGGTGGCGAAGGCAGTGCCATGCACGGCCGGCGCAGTGAGGTTGGCGACCATGGCGCCGGACGGCCCGGAAGTACCGGCGGCGACCAGCATGCCCAGACAGATCAGACTCAACTGCGTGGTGCCCGGTGGCAGGTGGAAGGCGATGGACAGCAGCACGCAGCTGACCAGGCAGAAACCGATGGCGAGGATGATCTTGCGCGGCGGGTTGGCACGGCCCAGGCGGTCGCAGAGGATGCCGCAGAGCACCATGCCGCTGCCGCCGACCAGCACGATCACGGCCGAGATCAGCCCGGCCTTGCCGGTGTCCAGGTGGTAATAGCGGTTCAGGTAGCTGGGAATCCACACCATCACGGCGGCAGCGACGAACAGTTGCAGGCCGCTGCCCAGGTAGGCGGCGATCACCGAACGGCTGCCGAACAGGCTGCGCAGCGAACGCCCGCCCACCTGGCGCGGCGCTTCGGCGGCGGCTACCGGGGCGATGCGTTTCTCACTGACGATCAACGGATAGAGCAGCGCCAGCAGCAGGCCGAACAGTGCCATGCCAGCGAAGGCCCAGCGCCAGCCCAGGTGCGCGGCGAGCACGCCACCCATGCCCATGCCAAGGACGGAGCCGAACATGCCACCGGCCATGAACGCGCCGGTCAGGGTGGCGCGCAGATGCGCCGGGAACACCGAGATGACCACGGCGATGCCGACGCTGCCGTAAGCAGCCTCGCCGACGCCGACGAAGAAGCGCGCGGCGAACATCTGCGGGAAGTTCTGCGCCACGGCGCAGCCCAGGGTCGCCAGGCTCCAGAGCATGGCCATCAGCGCCAGGCTGCGCACTCGCCCCCAGCGGTCGGCGAGCAACGACAGGGGGAACGTCAGCAGGCCAACCATCACCGCGACGATGCCACTGAGCAGGCCGAGCTGCGCGTCGCTCAGGGTCCATTCGACCTTGAGCAGCGGGAACACGGCGTTGAGCACCTGGCGCGACATGTAATCGGAGATCAGCAGGCCGAAGGTCAGGGCAAACACCACCCAGGCATAGCGGCGCGGCACGCTGGGCGCGGTGGCAGGGATGTCGCCCAGGGCGACGGAGTGGATGGCCATGGTGCTAGCTCTCCGGGTGAGTCAGTGGATTCTTGTTGTTGTGGGTTGAGGCTTCTCATTGCACAGCCCCTCTCCCCCGCCCTCTCCCTTAAGGGAGAGGGAGTTGTCCGTGCCGGCTGACGCCATGGTCTCTTCCTGCACCGTACGGTCCCCTCTCCCTTTGGAGCGGGGCGCGCAGCCATGGTTAGGGAGAGGGCCGTTTCGATACAAATACGAAAAGATCATGGGGTAGCCCGTGCTACAACCAGCCTGTCACGCACGAAGCGGGACGGACTTCTGGCCCGGCTGGCGGTTGGGCGCCATGCCGTTCATGCGCAGGGTTTCCTCGACGCTCTCGTACTGCACGCCGATCTTGTAGATGGCACGCGCTTCCTTGCCGCTGGCGACCTCGCGGCCCAGTTCATGGGCGACACGGACGCACTGCTGGATCTGCTCGACCGACGTCATGCGCTGGCCGTGCTGGCCGATGATGGTGTCCTCGATGCCGCAACGCGGGTGCAGCCCCATGGCCATCGCCATCATGTTGAACGGCAGGACGTTCTTCAGCAGCGATTCGGCGGTGACGGTGGCGCCGTCCGGTGCGCGGTGCACGAAATTCATGAAGTTGAACGGATTGGGGCCGTCGAAGCCACCGCCGATGCCGATCCAGGTCAGGTTCAGCGGGCCCTTGTAGACGCCCTTGCGCACCAGGCGTTCGAGGGTTTCCAGGGCATGCATGCCGGTCAGCTGGAAGTGCGGCTGGATGCCCGACGCCTGCAGGCGCTTGAGGTGCTCCTCGACCCAGGCCGGGCCGGCCGGCACGGTCATCTCACTATAGGCCGCTTGGTACAGGGGGTTCTCCAGGGAAGTGCCCTTGAGGTACTCCGGATAGAGCAGCTCCATGATGTTCATCTGGGTGGTGTTGATCGCCACCGTCACCTGATCGGGCTTGGGCGTCAGCTCGGCGAGCATATGGCGGGTGTCGTCGGACAGCCATTTGGCCGCTTCGCCATCGCTTTCTGGGGCGAAGGAGATCGAGCCGCCGACCTGGATGATCATGTCCGGCACGGCTTCGCGCACGCCGGCAATCAGCTCGTTGAACTTGGACAGGCGCTTGGAGCCCTTGCCGTCGAGTTCACGCACGTGCAGGTGGAGCACGGTGGCGCCGGCTTCGTAGCAGTCCACGGCCTTCTGCACCTGCTCGTCCATGGTCACCGGGATGTCTTCGGGGAAGTCCTCGGGCATCCATTCCGGGCCATAGGGAGCGGTGGTGATGACCACCTTTTCCTGGTTCTCGGGGTGCAGCGAATCGTCGAAGAATTGCATGTCTGTCTCCTGGAATTGTTCTTGTAGAAGTCGGTTTCAACGAGGGCTCAGAACGGCTTGTCGCCGATGATTCCGGCGCGCTCCATGCGGCGCACGCAGGGCGGGTAGTCCATCACCGCGTAGTGCTGGGTACAGCGGTTATCCCAGATCGCCACGTCGTTCTTCTTCCAGCGCCAGCGCACCTGGAATTCGGGGATGTACACCTGGCTCACCAGGTAGCGCAGCAGGTCAGACGCGCCGGGGTTGGCGTCCTGGCCGAAGCGCACGTTCTGCGGGGTGTGGTAGTTGCTGAAGTGAGTGGTGAAGGCATTGACGAACAGCACCTTCTCGCCCGTTTCCGGATGGGTACGCACCACCGGGTGCTCGGCGTCTGGGTACATGGCCTTGAGCGCCAGGCGCTTCTCGATGGGCATCGCCGCACCGAAGCTGGCTTCGATGCTGTGACGGGCGCGCAGCTTGGCGATGCGTTCCTTGATCTCGGCCGGCAGCATGTCGTAGGCCAGCGCCATGTTCGCCCACATGGTGTCGCCGCCTACCGGCGGGCACTCCACACAGCGCAGGACGCAGCCCAGGGGCGGCGCCTCGCGCCAGGTGGCGTCTGTGTGCCAGGCGTTCTCGTAGCGGTCGTTGGGAAGGTCCGGGGTCTTGTAGATGCGCACCAGACCCGGATGCTCCGGGTCGCTGCCGGCCACCGGGTGGTCTTCCAGCTCACCGAAGCGGCGGGCGAACGCCACGTGCTCGGCGCGGGTGATGTCCTGGTCGCGCAGGAACAGCACCTTGTGCTTGAGCAGCAGCTCGCGCAGCTCGGCGAACAGGCCCTCGTCGCGGGAAGCGTCGCCCAGGTTCACCCCGGAGATTTCGGCGCCAATGCTGCAGGTCAGACGTTCTACGTGCATGGCGGCGCCCTCAGATGACGAAGATCGACGAGCCGGTGGTCTTGCGCGACTCGAGGTCGCGGTGGGCTTGCACGGCATCTTCCAGCGCGTAGTGCTGGTTGATCTCGATGCGGATGTCGCCGTTGCCCACGTGGGTGAACAGCTCATCCAGCAGCGCCGCCTTTTCCGCCGGGTCGGCGATGTAGTCGGCCAGGGCCGGGCGGGTGAGGAAGATCGAGCCTTTCATGGCCAGCAGCACCGGGTCGAACGGCGGGATCGGGCCGGAGGCGGTACCGACGCAGACCATCAGGCCACGCCGCTTGAGCGACTCCAGGGAGGTCATGAAGGTGTCCTTGCCGACGCTGTCGAACACCACGTCCACGCCACGTCCGTCGGTGAGCTCGCGCACGCGCTCGGCGACGCCCTCGTGGCTGTAGTTGATGACGTGCTCGCAGCCGTGGGCGAAGGCCACTTCGGCCTTGGCGTCGCTGGAAACGGTACCGATCACCCGCAGGCCGAGCAGCTTCGCCCACTGCGCAACGATCAGCCCGACGCCACCGGCGGCGGCGTGGAGCAGGATGCTCTGGCCCGGCTTGAAGTCGTGAATGCGGCGCAGCAGGTAGGCCGAGGTCAGGCCGCGCATGGTCATGGCGGCGGCGGTTTCGAAGGCGATGTTCTCCGGCAGGCGGATCAGCGGCGCCGCCGGAACCAGGCGCTCGGTGCTGTAGGCGCCGAGGGTGTTGATGAAGCCGGTGTAGGTCACGCGGTCACCGGGCACGACGTTGGTCACGCCCTCGCCCACCGCGACCACCACGCCGGCGGCTTCCACGCCCATGCCGCTGGGCAGCGGGACGGCGTAGGTGCCATTGCGGAAGTAGGTGTCGGCGTAGTTCAGGCCCACCGCCACATGGCGGATGCGCACTTGCCCCGGGCCGGGCTCGCCGACCTCCACGTCCTCGTAACGCAGGACTTCGGGTCCCCCTGTTTCATAGAAACGAACGGCTTTGGCCATGGCCGGAATCTCCAGTTGTCTTGTTGTCGTGGGCGCTCATCGTCGGAGCGGACGAACGCCCTTTGAGCGGACAATAGGCAGGGGGCCGGCGGACAGCTTCACATCGTGCGACAGGGGCTTTTCATTTCATGACAGTCCGGAAGGCACAGGAATGAGGCGTGCCTGTAGGAGCGAGCTTGCTTGCGAGCCATGTCTGACGGCAGCTCCAGGCGTCACGCGGTTCGCGAGCAAGCTCGCTCCTACAAGTGGGGTACAACTGCTGGGGGAATGGCTGCGGCCGGGCGGCCGCAGCGCGGGGGCGGATCAGTGGAACGGGAAGATGTAGTTCATCCAGGCCGCCATGCGCAGGAGGATCTTGCGCATGATCGCCACGTGGTGGAAATGCTGGCTGTAGATCGCCGCCTGGCCGTACGCACCGCCGGGCATCAGGTTGGCGTACTGGGCATAGTCCGGGTCGGTAATCTCGATGACCACCGGCACGCGCCCCGGCGGCGGTGAACCCGTATAGCTGAGCAAGGTACCCGAGGGCTGTATCTGGCCCTCGCCGATCACACCGATCGCCTGTTTCACCCTGCCGGTGAAGACCTTGCCGGGAATCCCGTCGAAGGCGACTTCCGCCTCGTCCCCCGCAGTCAGTCGCAGCTGGCTGTTCTGGCGCATCCAGGCGGCAAAATAATGCCCCTCGTCCGGTACGAAGACCATCGAGGGGCGCAACGGCAGGCGTGTCGCCATCATCCCCGGACGCAGCGACACATGGGTGACGAAGCCACGGGACGGCGCCCGCACCACCGTGTTGTCGAGATTGAACTGGGCCAGTGCCAGCTGGGCATTCAGATCATCGACGCGCGCGGTGGTCAGATCGACGTCCCGCTTGTTGCCCACGTTGCGCAGCGCCAGCTCGCGCGCACGGGACTGGTCGGCGCGCGCGGACACCAGTTGCGCCTTGATCGAGTCCAGTTTCAGCTGGAAGGGTTTGGGGTCGATTCGGAACAGCACCGTGCCCTTCTCGATCATCTCGTTGCCCTTCACCGGCACTTCGATCACCTGGCCGGTCACCACCGGGATCACCGGGGTGGAAACGAAATACGAACGCGCCACCTCGGAATACGGGTGGTTGTAGTTCATGGTGAAGATCAGCGCGCCGATCAGCACCACGCCGCCGAGCACGGCGGTGGGCACCGTCCACTTGTTCAGCGGGATGCGGAAGATCTTGAAGATGGCGATGCAGATGGCGGTGTAGGTGAGGATCAGCAACAGGTCCATGGCTCAGCCCTCCCCGCCTTGTTGAACCGGCGCGGGCGCTGGCGGAATTGGCGGTGGCTCTGCAGCGGCGGCAGTCACACGGCCCTCCAGCACGTCCAGGCGCTGGCGCAGCTCCGCCAGCTGTCCTTCGAGATACTCCGCCTCGGCCTCGGGCGTGCTGCCGTGATGAAACCCCCAGCCCCTGTCCTTGCGGTACAACATGGCCCAGATCCAGAGGAACGGCCACAGCGCGTGCAAGGTAAACAGGCTGACCCAGCCGGCCGCATGGATGGCGTCCTGATGGGGATGATCGCGGTGCACCGCGATCTCGTAGGGAATGTCGTGCAACACGATGATCCCGTAGAACAGCACCACGGCGGCGAAGATCAGTATTCCCAGGGCAACGTAATCCAGCATCCCACACTCCTTGATTCCAGGCCCGATGCCTGGGAAGCCTGGATGAGTATGGCTGAGCCCTGGCGATCTGCACGATAACCAGCAGGCCCGGGCGACGGAGTTTCGAGCAATCGCCAGACTCCGTTGGCCGCGACATTGCACGTGCCCCACTCGTCAGACGAACCCTCCCGGTATCGGGTTTTCGCGTTCACTGGAGAATGGGATCACCGGGAGAAATGACATGCGAAAGTCCACCCTCCTGCTGCTCGTCGGTGTACTGGCCGTGCTACTCGGCGGCTCGTCCTGCGGCAGCCACAACAACCGCAACGACGCTCCACCTCCGCCGCCGATGGACGAAGGACAGATGGGCTACCAGCGGATTCCGCAGCAGCAGATCCAGCCGCAGGTGCAGTCCATCCCACGGCGCTGAGACAGGGCCTCCGAAGGGTACTCCCTGTCAGGACTGCCGGCCCTTTGCCCTGCGCGCCGGGCTCATCAGATAGACAGTGAGGATGAACCGCGCCGGCACCAGGGACATCAGGCCGAGCATGCCGCACACGGCGATGACGAAGATACCCGACTGGCGATCGGTGAGATCGGTGAGTGCCGCCAGGCCAACCGCCAGCACGAGCATGACCAGGCCGAACCACTGCATCAGCTGGGCGCGCCGGAACCAGGGGGATTGGCGGACTTCCTGCAGATTTTCCACTTCGTCGTTCATGGCAGCGCTCCTGTGCGATTTCCCTCCTACGTTATCAGCCGCAGAGCGGCGCCAACGGCCAGCGGACGAATGTGCAAAGCGCTGCTCATTGCGCCGGTAGCCCGCGGCGCATACCGCTTGCGCGCTATGCGTCCGACGAGGAGCGCGGTGGGTGGTCAGGGTGCAAGGCGCGCGCCGACCCGCTGGATGATCTCCTCCTCTTTCAGGCCACGGCCGAAGTGGTCGAGGTAGCCGCCATCCTTGTCCAGCAGGAAGAGGATGGTGGAGTGATCGACCATGTAGTCGCCGGGCTTATCGCCGTAGGGCACCTTCTTGTAGAACACGTGGTACTCGTCGGTGATGCTGGCGATTTCCTGGGCCGTGCCGGTGAGGCCGACGAACTCAGGGTCGAAGTGCGAGACGTAGCCCTTGAGCTGCTGCGGCGTATCACGCTCCGGATCGAGGGTGACGAAGATCGGCCGCGGCTTGATGCCCTTCTCCTGCTCCACCGCGCGGGCGATGCGCGCCATCTTCGCCAGGTCCGTCGGGCAGATGTCCGGGCAGGAGGTGAAGCCAAAGTACAGCAGCGCCGGCCGCCCTTCGTAACTGCGCTCGGTGACACGCTCACCGTTCTGGTCGGTCAGGCTGAACGGCCCGCCAACGTCGCTGCGGGTCGCTGCGCCCGCCGTTCCCAGCAGCAGCGAAAGACACAGTATCCAGAGCCGCATGCTCAGTAGCCTCCCGAATAGGTCAGCGCCAGACCGACGATGTTGGAGTTCTCGCCCTGCTGCTTCTGCGTGCCGGCGGAGACGTCGAGCTTCAATTGCCCGGTGATGTTGTAGACCACGCTGAATTCATTGAGGTAGTCATCCGGCGTACCACTCAGGCTGTAGCTCTTGTTGGTGCGCGTCAGGCCGAAGGCCCAGAGCCCCCAGTCGAAGGTCAGCGAGGTGGTCAGGTACTGGGTGTCGTTGCCCTTGACTGCATCCTCGTTGTCGACGTCGGCGTATTCGATGAACGGGACGATATCCATGTACTCCCGGTCCAGCGTGGGACCGAGGGTATTGCCGTGGAACGCCCAGATGTAGCGCGCCGAAGCCAGGCGGATGATCTCGTCGTCCGGCTCGCCCTGCCCCGTGACCTCATCACCCTCGCGGCTGCGCGCATAGCCGGCCTGCAGCTCCAGGTAGGGAATCGCCGGGATCGCCAGCCAGTTCACCATCATCGCGTAGGAGTCCAGCTTGCCGGTATTGGCCGGGCCGCCGGCATCCTTCTTGAGCATCTCGCCATGACGGAAGTACGGCCGGCCCAGATAGGAGTTGTCGGCGGAATAGAGGCTCAGGTTCGGCTCGATGTTGCCCAGCGTCTGGCTGAAGAAGCGATACGAGTAGGTGCCGCCGAGCATTCCGTCCATGTCGTAGGTGTCGACGAAATCGCTGGTGTACAGGCCCGGCGCCTGGTCCATGGCGCGGCCGATGGGCACGTGGTACTTGCCGACGACGAAGGCCTGTTTGTCGAACTGCTGGTAGTAGTCCAGCTCGTTGATGACCATGCCGACGTCTTCGAAGAAGCGCTTCTCACCGTTGTTCGGTGGGTCGATCGGATTGATCTCGGTGGAAAAGCGGATCTGCGCATCACGGCTGAAGCGGAAGTAGAAGGTGCTGTTGATGTCCGGGTAGCCATCGAGTGTCTCGCGGCCGCCGGGCTGGGAGTGGTCGGCGCGGGTGTAGTCGTACTGGAAGGTGGCGTCGTAATCCAGACCGACGTTGGGGTACTGGCCGTCGTCGGCGTGCACGAACGGCGTGGCCAGCAGCGCGCCGAGGAGCGGCAGGGTCAGGCGATTGGGATTCATGGCGGCGCCCTCCGTCACGGGGCCAGCGGGTTGGCTTTCTTGTCAGCCTCCCGCCCGGTGTTGCGCAGATAGGCGCACATCTGGTTGTCGCCGTAGATGCCGCCCAGTGGCTCGAGCTTCACCGCCTGCTCGTAGTCCTCCGGGCGCACCACCTGGATCGCCTGCATCATCCCGCCGTCCTCGTGTTCGAGGATGTGGCAGTGGTAGACGAACTTGCCGAGCATCACCGGATCGCGGAACGGTATGCGCAGGGTGATCGAGCCGGTGGCCGGGATGTACACGTTGTCGCGGTAGCCGCTGAAGCGCACCGGCTTGCCGTTGATCTCCACCACCTGGAAGTCGGTCTGGTGGATGTGGAACTGGTGCAGTTCCTGGGATGGGTTGTACAGCCGCCACTCCTCCAGGTCGCCCAGCTTGACCGTGGTGTTGACCTTGCCCGCATCGAACCGCGTGCCATTGATGTAGAAGGTGTTGGGATCGCTGTCCGAGTCCTGGAAGGCGAACTGGCGCACCTTGGCGACCTTCTCCTGGCGGAAATCCTCGGCCTGCGGATAGGGGCTGGTGATCTGCCTGGTCGCCACCGTCGCGCCACGGGAATTGAGGATGGCCAGGCGCTGGGCCGGATAGGTATCGCCTGCCGGCCCCGTGTTGGCGGCACCCATGCTGATATCGTGCTGGCCCGCCGCCGGGCCCACCACCAGCACGCTGAAGCGCGCCGACGGGCCGATCAGCACGTCCTTGGCGTCGACGCGGCGGGTCACGGTATTACCGTCGCGGGAGAGGATCTGCATCTTCTGCCCCTCGATGCTGATCCTGAAATACTGGTTCGCGGCAATGTTGATGAAGTGCCAGAGCTGCGTCTCACCCGGCTGGATATCGATGGTCGGCTCGAATTGGCCGTTGATGGTGCGGATCGATGGTGCGCTGGTGATGACTTCGGTGGCATTCCGGCCGGTGAGCGTCTTCTGGAAGTTGCGCAGCACCAGCACGCGTTCCTTGATGCCCTTGAGTTCGGGGAACGGGTCGAGAATGCCGTCGACGATGATCGGCCCGGCGATGCCCGCCGACACCTGGTACTGCGCGCCGCCATGGAAGTGGCTGTGGTACCAGTACGCGCCCGGGCTGTGGTTGGCGGGAATCGCGAAGTGATACTCGCCCACCTGGTGGGGTTTGGTTTCACGGAAGATGCTGTCGCCGCCGTCCAGCGGCGTGACGGTCATGCCGTGGAAATGCAGGTTGGTGATGTCGTCCATGCGATTGTCCAGGCGCAGCGACAACGCTCCGCCCGGCCGCAGGCGCAGCACGGGGGAATCATACTGACCGTTGAATACCAGGGTGTCGTAGCGGGCATTGCCCACTGCCACGTCCTTGCGCTCGGCGGTGAGGGTCGCCTGGGTCGTGCCCTGGGCGTCGTAGCTGAATTCCGGTGGCGGCTGCAGCGGTGCGGCGTGAGCAGCCTGGAAGATGAGCGTGGCAAGCGGGCACAGCGCGAAGAACGGCAGGCGCAGTCTGGACATGTTCGACCCCGGGTAATGGTGGTAAGCACTGGACCGGAATGCCCGTGGGGCCTCCAGCCGTCGCCCGGAAGATCGAAACGGCGCTGCGCGTGACGGCTACTGAAACTCTGTATAGACGTCCGCGCGATTGAGTTGAAACCTTCGTCCCATATAGCTGCCGAACGGTCATCGACGCGGCCGGACCTGCACGCCAGAGCGTTTCGACATTGATACAGGTCCCCATGCTTCGCATGGAACTGTCTATCCTTCATCGGGCTGTCACGAAACAGGGAAGGCCTGCATGCCTAAGAAGCTGGTGCTGGTAGCGCTCGTCGCGCTGCTGCTGGGGGGCGGAGTGTGGTGGTACCTGCACTCCCGCGAGAGTGATGACAAACGC includes these proteins:
- a CDS encoding multicopper oxidase family protein, coding for MSRLRLPFFALCPLATLIFQAAHAAPLQPPPEFSYDAQGTTQATLTAERKDVAVGNARYDTLVFNGQYDSPVLRLRPGGALSLRLDNRMDDITNLHFHGMTVTPLDGGDSIFRETKPHQVGEYHFAIPANHSPGAYWYHSHFHGGAQYQVSAGIAGPIIVDGILDPFPELKGIKERVLVLRNFQKTLTGRNATEVITSAPSIRTINGQFEPTIDIQPGETQLWHFINIAANQYFRISIEGQKMQILSRDGNTVTRRVDAKDVLIGPSARFSVLVVGPAAGQHDISMGAANTGPAGDTYPAQRLAILNSRGATVATRQITSPYPQAEDFRQEKVAKVRQFAFQDSDSDPNTFYINGTRFDAGKVNTTVKLGDLEEWRLYNPSQELHQFHIHQTDFQVVEINGKPVRFSGYRDNVYIPATGSITLRIPFRDPVMLGKFVYHCHILEHEDGGMMQAIQVVRPEDYEQAVKLEPLGGIYGDNQMCAYLRNTGREADKKANPLAP